TTTTGCAGAAATTATTAATATAATGTTGTGCCACATAATTAGTGGCTTTTTTTATTGATATAGCAACCGCCAACGCAGTTAGGACACGCATCTATTCTGAAACCTTTGGCAACAAAGGCTTTTAAAAACGCTGACTGCTGACCGCTATAGAAAACAAGGGTTGATCTAAGTAGTTCCACTATAAAATCATTGCTATTAGACGCATATTTAAGCTTCGGAATTAAGTAATTCTATAGCAATTTAAATATAAACTGAGAAACAGTTTGCCTAATAGCAATTAGAAACTTATAAAAATATTACTACACCCTAACAGAGTACTTTCTTTGATTAACGTCGATCTCGCTGCACACGGGAATCATTGCCATTGCGTTGCCTACGAGCATTATTGCGATCGCGCTGCCGACGGATATCATCACTATTGCGATTGCGCCGCCAATAACCATCATCTCCGTTACGCCGACTATTGGTATCTACTTGCAGATCGCATTCCCGACTTACATAGCGTCCATCCCGATAGGGGCGGTTATAGTAGCCATCGTAAAAACCACGATCAAAATCACCCCCCGCAGTGCGAGGTCTATAAGTTTGTCTGTCACGCGCACTTTGTTGTCCTTCTCGATAACCATCTGCATAAGCATTTTGATGATTACCAGCATTATTAGTTTGAGCAGAATCGCAGTAGTTAATTTGTGCTTGAGCAGGTTGATTCAATAGTAAAAATACTGGTGTAGTAGCAATGGTTAATAAAGCACCAAGAACAATTCTTTTCACAAGCCTTTACCTACGATTGTGAGTTTGACTGGACTTTATTTAGACTGTTAATTAAACTTTTAAGTTCTCCGAAAAACTACTTTTCATACAAAACTTAACATCTAAAAATAATACTTTCTTCAAAACAAAAACCTGGATTATTTAAAACCCAGGCTCCGATCAGATTAATTTTTAGAATTAACTAAAATCTCTTATAGCTGCTTCACCTCAGAAACCAACTTCGCCACGACATCCTTGGCACTACCAAACAGCATTGTAGTTTTATCCTTGTAGAACAACTCATTATCTACACCAGCAAAACCAGTACTCATTCCGCGCTTAATCACGATCGCTTGCTTTGCCTTATCTACTTCCAAAATCGGCATCCCGTAAATCGGACTAGCACTATCAGTACGCGCCGCCGGATTTACCACATCATTTGCGCCAATTACTAAAGCAACATCCGTCTGCTCAAACTGAGGATTGATGTCTTCCATATCATGAAGCTGCGGATAAGGCACATTCGCCTCAGCTAACAACACATTCATGTGTCCAGGCATCCGACCAGCAACCGGATGAATGGCATACTTAACCTCAACACCTAGCTTTTCTAACTGATCGCCTAACTCCCTGACAGCGTGTTGTGCTTGCGCTACTGCCATGCCATAACCAGGAACAATTACGACAGAACGAGCATAACCCAACATCATCGCGCCTTCTTCAGGATCGATGCTGCGGACAACTTTATCATTCTTACCAGCACCAGCACCGCCACCACTAGCTTTAGCACCACCGCCAAACGCACCAAATAGCACACTACTGAGAGTGCGGTTCATCCCCTTACACATAATTTGAGTAAGGATAATTCCAGAGGCACCAACTAACGCCCCAGAAATAATCAAAATATTGTTCATTAGAACAAATCCAGCCGCACTAGCTGCTAACCCAGAAAATGAGTTCAACAGCGAGATTACCACTGGCATATCTGCCCCACCAATGGGAAGCACGAATAAAACACCTAAAACTAGGGAGATACCAGTAAGAATTAAAAATACTGTGGGATCTTTTGGTGCAATTAACAAATAGCCACTTCCAGCTAAAAAGCCAATTAATAACAAGGCGTTAATCGGTTGCTGCAATGGAAAAGTAATCGGAGAACCAGACATGAGTTCTTGTAGCTTGGCAAAGGCAACAAAACTACCCGTTAGGGTAATGCCGCCAATCAAGATACTTAAAATCATCGTGATGCTGCTGTCGAGAGACACTGTTTCTGCGGAGTGTAACAGCCGCCAAAATTCAGCTACAGCAACTAAAGTCGAAGCGCCACCGCCTAAACCGTTCAATAAACCCACCATCTGGGGCATCGAGGTCATTTCAACTTTATAAGCTGCGATCGCACCCAACACTGAACCGATCACAATCCCTAGTAAAATTAGCTCGTAATTCAACACCCCTTGATTCAGTAGTGTTGCCACAATAGCGATGAACATCCCCACTGCTGCAATCACATTACCTTTGCGAGCGGTTGCTGGTGAACCCAGATTCTTTAGACCAACAAAGAATAACGCTGTTGCTACAAGATAACTTAACTCAATACCAGTAGGTATAAAATTACTCATGCTTTTACTTCCTTCTTTTTAAACATTTGCAACATCCGATCCGTCACCAAAAAGCCACCGACAACGTTAATGGTGGCAAAAACGATCGCAATAAAGCCTAAAATCACACTGAGATTTAAGTTGCGATCGCCTGCGACTAAAATTGCCCCGATCACAGCGATTCCAGAAATAGCATTAGACCCCGACATTAAAGGCGTGTGCAGCGTTGGCGGCACTTTGTTAATTACTTCAGCCCCAGCAAGCGTTGCTAGAACAAATACAAATAAAGCACCAATCAATCCTTCTGCCATAGTGTTATAAACTCCTAATTTTTAAACAATTATCAATTACCAATTAACAATTACCAATGTAAATTTTTAGTCTGCTTGCCATGCGCCTTGAGCTATGAATAAAAAAATATTTCCTATTTTCTTGCCCAAGTACAACATATCTGATAATTGTTAATTGATCATTGTTAATTGCTAATTGTTGACGGTTGGCTGCTGAAAACTGCATCGCGCACTCGTTGATGAGATATTTCACCAGCATGAGTTATACAAGTGCTGCTTACGATATCATCTTCAAAATTAATCTGCAAATTACCATCTTTAATCAGGTATTGCACCAGCGATAAAACGTTTTTGGCATACATTTGGCTGGCATGAACTGGCATAGTTGCAGGTAAATTCAGTGGCCCTATAATTGTCACACCATTACGTTGAATATCTTTCCCTGGTTCAGTGCAAGCACAATTACCACCTTGTTCTGCTGCAATATCAACAATTACTGACCCAGGCTTCATTTGAGCTACCATTTCTTCTGTGACTAACACAGGTGCTTTTCTACCTGGGACTTTTGCAGTAGTAATTACAACATCAGAATGCTTGATGTGTTCAGTCAAAACTTCTTGTGATCGCTTCTTAGATGCTTCAGAAACTTCCTTAGCGTAACCTTGCTCGGCAACTGTACTTTCTTCCAGTTTTACCTCAACAAATTTAGCACCCAAACTTTGCACTTCTTCCTTAGCTGCTGGGCGAATATCAAATGCTTCGACTATAGCACCTAGCCGTCTAGCTGTAGCGATCGCTTGTAAACCAGCTACCCCAGCACCAATTACAAATACTTTCGCAGGCGCAATAGTTCCAGCCGCAGTTGTCAACATGGGGAAATATTTTGGCAAAGCCGCCGCAGCAATTAACACCGCTTTATAGCCAGCTACCGACCCCTGGGAAGACAACGCATCCATACTTTGAGCGCGGGTACTACGGGGGATCATTTCCATGCCAAATGCGGTAATGCGGCGGTTAGCTAAACGCTGCACCAAACTGAAATTTGCTAACGGGTTAAGGAAACTAATGATCGTCGCGCCTTCCCGCATCTGATCAATTTCATACTCATAAGGTACAGCCACTTTTAGCAGTACATCTGCTTCCCGCCAAAGAGTATTTCTATCAGAAATAATTTCAGCACCAGCATTTCTATAAGCATCATCACTCAAAAATGACCCCTCACCAGCACCAGCCTCTACCCATACATCTATGCCTTGTTTTACCAACTTAGCAACAACGTCAGGAACCAAGGCAACACGATGTTCGCCTACTTCAATTTCTTTAGCGATCGCTACTCTCATGCAGTCTCCTTTTTCTCCAGTTAAAATCAAAACCTTGTAGAACAGTCTTTATTGATAATAGCGCCAAGATTTTCCAACAAAACTTTTAGCAATTTTTGTGGCGAGCGCTACTATTACTGGGTACATTTGCTGATGGTCACTTTTCCCAAACAAAGACAGCTATGCTAATTTCGCCTCGTCGAAGGCTGAATATAGATATTTTTCTGTAGCAAAACTTACTAATTACTTTTACCTACTTTTTCGTTTTTGCCCAAGCCCGCAGGTTCCTCTCTGGTGATATTTTATTTAATTTCAGCAAGTTCCGCTCTCATCTAATTACCAAGTTATACGTAGCTGTTTTTCTACCCTAATCTGAATCCAACCCAAATCGCTAATAGATATCAAGATATAAGGCAACTTTTTGAATACTATATTGATCCCCAAAAAATGAGCAATATTTTTAACTTCTCTTAGTAATTTAACCAATAAAAACTACAACCAAGGTTATTTAATGTGTAATTTACCTAAAAATACCTCCAAATCATCTTCATAATGTAAACTTATATATAGGTAGGTTAATCAAACTGTAAGAATTTTTGATTCTGACTCCGGAATTCAGAATGGTACTTTTTCCGTGATTTTGGACAACTATATAGACGCAGTATTTCTGACAGTGAGATAGCATAAGCCTTATTTTTCCTGACTTCTGAGTGCTGGGTTTTGAATTTTTACATAAAACTGCTGACCAATTAGGACACTTTTGGCTGGCTGCGTCAGTCAACAACATTGATCTACTACGCCTTATAGCTCTATCCTAAATCTAGCTAAGGATAGTAAAGTTTATTAACAACTGCTTCAAAATACAATCATTTAAGTGTATGTTGCTTACCCAATCTGCTATGCGACGTTTATTTTCTGCTATAGCTGTTACAGGTTGTCTACTCACGGGTATTCAAACTATTACCTCAGCACAGAGTTTATCTGGACTTACCATCTTTAGTGGGGTTGAACGGCAACAGCAACTCAACTACCGATTAGATTATGGTCGTCGGGATATGTGGGATCGTTATCGGCTGCGTATCCCTGCCAGTAAGATGCAATTAGGGGTTTCTCAAATCAAGATTGATTACCCAGATTACTACAATGGTCAATTTGATGAAAAACAAATTGAAGTAAGATTCAAAAGCACCAATAAAACTTTACCTCTACAAGCCGTCAACTGGGATCGGGAAAAGCGTCAGATTCAGATTGACTTAAAAGAACCTCTTCAAGAAGGTAAAGACTTAGAAGTAGTACTTAATAACGTAAAAAACCCTGATTCTGGTTTTTATTATTTCAATTGCAGCATTCTTAGCCCTATAGATATCCCGGTCGCACGATATGTGGGGACTTGGATTGTAACCGTTGATCAATAACGGTTGTAGCTATTCAGCACTAACGAGCAAGCTGTTTGGAACGTTTAATTATCAAGACTTAGATGCGACTTAGCGACCCAAGCCTGCTATTGTAGTAAATTGTGGCTTTTTTCTCAAGTATCAATTTTAGTCACTGGTAACTAAAAGACTATGACTCAGCGTACTCTACACGGCACAAACCGTAAGCAAAAAAGAACATCTGGTTTTAGAGCGCGTATGCGTACTAAAAACGGTAGCAAGGTGATTTCAGCGCGTCGTAAAAAAGGACGTTATCGGTTGGCAGTTTAGGCAGTAATTACGTCTTGATGGCAGGTACAAAGTGGCACTGCCTAAAGAAAATCGGCTGCGACGGAGGCAAGATTTTAAGGAGGTCTACCAGAGTGGTCGTCGTCGTACTGGTGCTTATTTTACGGTGCGATCGCTCCCTGACAAATTCCGAAAATCACAACAGCCACAGCATGACGTAATAAAAGCCGACCCTGTGGAAGCACCAAACGGCATACTACCAACCCTGATTGGCATTTCTATTAGCCAAAAAGTCAGTAAAAAAGCAGTAGTTCGCAATCGGATTAAGCGCCAAATCCGAGCAGCTATCCGCCAGTTGCTACCTTTAATATCTCCTGGTTTGCTGGTGGTAATTGTAGTGCGACCAACAGCCAGCGAGTGCGAATATGTCGAAATTTTGCGAGAATTAGAGCAGTTGTTGGTAGAAGCCGAGGTCATCAATGGGCATTCGAGAGGAAGCTTTCTATGAGGGCGGCCCCCACATAGGCGACTTGATCATTAATATCCTGTTGGGAACTACAGTGATCTGTTTACCGTTAACTGTGGGTGCGATTGTGCGGGCGTTGTGGTTGCGCTACCGCATTACTAACCGTCGCGTATCTATCACAGGTGGCTGGATGGGACGCGATCGCACAGACGTAATCTACACAGAAATCGTCAAAGTCCAAAAAGTACCCCGCGGTATCGGTACTTGGGGAGATATGGTGCTAACCATGAAAGATGGAAGTCGCTTAGAATTGCGTGCAGTGCCACGGTTTCGGGAAGTTTACGATTTCATAACTGAAAAAGTGGCTGCCAGAACAGGCAAAACTGTAGAAGCAATTAACTAAGGTATCTCACTAATTGCCGCCTCCGGGCAATCTTCCAGGCTACCCTAAACTACTTAATGCTTGCCTACTATCGATCTGGTGTATTTGTAATAAGCTTATTTCCCCAGATCCGATAGATTATTTTTAGAAAACTTTTAGATTGTCTAACAAACAAGTAGCGAATGGATTTTGGTATCGGGTTTCTCTCCAATAACGTAATGCTGCCGATCCTGGATTTCTTCTACGGGATCGTCCCCAGCTATGGTCTGGCAATTGTTGCGCTGACACTGGTAATTCGCTTCGCACTGTATCCCCTCAGTGCTGGTTCTATTCGCAATATGCGAAAGATGCGAGTTGTGCAACCGCTAATGCAAAAGCGGATGCAAGAAGTCAAAGAAAAATACAAAGATAATCCTGCTAAACAGCAGGAAGAAATGGTTGCAGTTCAAAAAGAATTTGGCAACCCACTAGCTGGTTGTTTTCCAGTACTGGTACAAATGCCTGTACTGTTTGCCTTATTTGCTACACTGCGGGGTTCACCATTTTCTGATGTTAATTACAACATCAATCTCCAAATCTTGCCACAAGAGCAAATTGAGCGCGTCCAACCCCAACCCTTTGCCACACCACCTCAAAACATTTACTTTACAGATGGTGTCCATGCTCCCATCGTGGGAATGTTACCTGGAGGTAACAACCTAGTAGTTGGAGAAAAAACCCAACTTGATTTTCAAAGCGTTGCTGGTAAACCCCTAAAACAACTGGTAAGCGAGTATTCAGAAAAGCCAATAGTACCTCGCTGGAAAATAACTAAAGGCGAAGAAAGAGTAAAAATTAATGACGATGGCACATTAGAAGCTTTACAGCCTGGAGATGTAACTATTCAAGGTAGTATTCCTGGTTTAGCCGCAGACAAAGGCTTCTTATTTATTGATAAACTCGGTCGGGTAGGAGCATACGATCAAGACGGAACCGTCCACTGGGATATTGTGGGCATGGTGCTATTTTTTGGCATTAGTTTGTATCTCAACCAAATTCTGTCTGGACAAGGTGCTACTGGTGGCAATCCTCAACAGGAGACAGTCAATAAAATTACCCCAATTATTTTTTCAGGGATGTTTTTATTCTTCCCGTTACCTGCTGGGGTGCTGATGTACATGGTGATTGCTAACATCTTCCAAACAGCACAAACTTTCATTTTGTCTCGCGAACCACTGCCAGAAAATCTTCAAAAGCTTGTAGATATGCAAGAAAAAGAAGAGAAAAGCAGAGAGACATTGCCCTTTGAACCGAGTCGTTCTAAGAAAAAGACATCGGGGTAATAACTTATGAGCGATCAGCAATTAGAACGGGGCCAGCAGTGGTTAGATCAACTTCTAAAATTAGTTGGAGTTCCTACAGTTGTAAGTATCGAACCACCAGCAGCAGAGGTAGAAATATCATCAGGCTACTGGTTGACGATAGATCACAGCAAACTAACGCCGGAACAAATTGATATTTTGATTGGGCCGGAGGGAACTACTCTAGATGCTATACAGTACCTAGCTAATTCGATTCTTAATATTAATCAAGATCGGGAGCAGCAAGCCGCTTATAGTATTGAATTGAATGGTTACCGCCTCCGGCGACAAGCAGAACTGCGGTCACTAGCAGACCATGCAGCCCAGCAAGCCAGAGAAACAGGCAAGGAATATGAAATTAAATCCTTGTCTGCTGCTGAAAGACGACAAATACATACGTTTTTGCAAGATTGTGAAGATTTAGCAACTTTCAGTCGTGGTCAGGAGCCAGACAGGCGGTTGGTGGTAACTTTACGCTAACATCGGTGGCTGAGGGCATTGCCCAAATTTGCTTTAATAATTGCTCACAACTACTATGGAAGCGATTTACATTCCTGGTTTAACCAAAGCCCCAGAGCAGAAAGAAGATCTAATTATTGAGGAGTTTCTCCCTGGTTTAGAAACTTTAATGCCAGTGCGGGGGCATTTGCAAGTTAAACACCAGGGAACTTATCTAGATGTGACTACTCAAGCAGAAACAATTGTTACTTTAACCTGCGATCGCTGCTTAAAACAGTACAATCACCGCTTATCTGTGAAAACGTCAGAACTAATTTGGTTAGACGCAGCCGCAGAACAAGCAGATAATGGCCCTTTAGAACGAGAAACTTCTATCGAAGAATTGGTTGAAACACTATCACCGAACGGTTATTTTCAGCCGGATGTGTGGTTGTATGAACAGTTTTGCCTTGCTTTACCGCTCAGGAAGTTATGCGACAAAAACTGTACTGGAATTGATAATAGTTCTGATACAGTAACCTCTGCACCATCAGATTCTCGCTGGAAGGCACTGGCAGATTTGAAAAAGCAGCTTCCTAGTTAGTCGCAAGTTTTAAGTTATGAATATTGGGTTTTGAGTTATCAAAAATTTTGTTTAATTTAAAACTCAAAATTTTAATTCAAAACTCAAAATTTAAAACTCAAAACTATATAAATACCATGAGCTTCAGTGAAGAATTTGAACTACTTCTACGCGCCCGCTATCCCTTAATTTATATCCCCACCCTAGAAGAAGAGCGAGTAGAAGCCGCAATTGCCCAATCTGGTAAATCTCACGGCAACCGCGCTGTCTATATCTGGGATTTTGTTGATGGTTAT
Above is a window of Oculatellaceae cyanobacterium DNA encoding:
- a CDS encoding NAD(P)(+) transhydrogenase (Re/Si-specific) subunit beta; this encodes MSNFIPTGIELSYLVATALFFVGLKNLGSPATARKGNVIAAVGMFIAIVATLLNQGVLNYELILLGIVIGSVLGAIAAYKVEMTSMPQMVGLLNGLGGGASTLVAVAEFWRLLHSAETVSLDSSITMILSILIGGITLTGSFVAFAKLQELMSGSPITFPLQQPINALLLIGFLAGSGYLLIAPKDPTVFLILTGISLVLGVLFVLPIGGADMPVVISLLNSFSGLAASAAGFVLMNNILIISGALVGASGIILTQIMCKGMNRTLSSVLFGAFGGGAKASGGGAGAGKNDKVVRSIDPEEGAMMLGYARSVVIVPGYGMAVAQAQHAVRELGDQLEKLGVEVKYAIHPVAGRMPGHMNVLLAEANVPYPQLHDMEDINPQFEQTDVALVIGANDVVNPAARTDSASPIYGMPILEVDKAKQAIVIKRGMSTGFAGVDNELFYKDKTTMLFGSAKDVVAKLVSEVKQL
- a CDS encoding NAD(P) transhydrogenase subunit alpha: MAEGLIGALFVFVLATLAGAEVINKVPPTLHTPLMSGSNAISGIAVIGAILVAGDRNLNLSVILGFIAIVFATINVVGGFLVTDRMLQMFKKKEVKA
- a CDS encoding Re/Si-specific NAD(P)(+) transhydrogenase subunit alpha, with amino-acid sequence MRVAIAKEIEVGEHRVALVPDVVAKLVKQGIDVWVEAGAGEGSFLSDDAYRNAGAEIISDRNTLWREADVLLKVAVPYEYEIDQMREGATIISFLNPLANFSLVQRLANRRITAFGMEMIPRSTRAQSMDALSSQGSVAGYKAVLIAAAALPKYFPMLTTAAGTIAPAKVFVIGAGVAGLQAIATARRLGAIVEAFDIRPAAKEEVQSLGAKFVEVKLEESTVAEQGYAKEVSEASKKRSQEVLTEHIKHSDVVITTAKVPGRKAPVLVTEEMVAQMKPGSVIVDIAAEQGGNCACTEPGKDIQRNGVTIIGPLNLPATMPVHASQMYAKNVLSLVQYLIKDGNLQINFEDDIVSSTCITHAGEISHQRVRDAVFSSQPSTISN
- a CDS encoding DUF2808 domain-containing protein, producing the protein MLLTQSAMRRLFSAIAVTGCLLTGIQTITSAQSLSGLTIFSGVERQQQLNYRLDYGRRDMWDRYRLRIPASKMQLGVSQIKIDYPDYYNGQFDEKQIEVRFKSTNKTLPLQAVNWDREKRQIQIDLKEPLQEGKDLEVVLNNVKNPDSGFYYFNCSILSPIDIPVARYVGTWIVTVDQ
- the rpmH gene encoding 50S ribosomal protein L34, producing the protein MTQRTLHGTNRKQKRTSGFRARMRTKNGSKVISARRKKGRYRLAV
- the rnpA gene encoding ribonuclease P protein component, whose protein sequence is MALPKENRLRRRQDFKEVYQSGRRRTGAYFTVRSLPDKFRKSQQPQHDVIKADPVEAPNGILPTLIGISISQKVSKKAVVRNRIKRQIRAAIRQLLPLISPGLLVVIVVRPTASECEYVEILRELEQLLVEAEVINGHSRGSFL
- a CDS encoding PH domain-containing protein gives rise to the protein MGIREEAFYEGGPHIGDLIINILLGTTVICLPLTVGAIVRALWLRYRITNRRVSITGGWMGRDRTDVIYTEIVKVQKVPRGIGTWGDMVLTMKDGSRLELRAVPRFREVYDFITEKVAARTGKTVEAIN
- the yidC gene encoding membrane protein insertase YidC, whose translation is MDFGIGFLSNNVMLPILDFFYGIVPSYGLAIVALTLVIRFALYPLSAGSIRNMRKMRVVQPLMQKRMQEVKEKYKDNPAKQQEEMVAVQKEFGNPLAGCFPVLVQMPVLFALFATLRGSPFSDVNYNINLQILPQEQIERVQPQPFATPPQNIYFTDGVHAPIVGMLPGGNNLVVGEKTQLDFQSVAGKPLKQLVSEYSEKPIVPRWKITKGEERVKINDDGTLEALQPGDVTIQGSIPGLAADKGFLFIDKLGRVGAYDQDGTVHWDIVGMVLFFGISLYLNQILSGQGATGGNPQQETVNKITPIIFSGMFLFFPLPAGVLMYMVIANIFQTAQTFILSREPLPENLQKLVDMQEKEEKSRETLPFEPSRSKKKTSG
- a CDS encoding R3H domain-containing nucleic acid-binding protein, translating into MSDQQLERGQQWLDQLLKLVGVPTVVSIEPPAAEVEISSGYWLTIDHSKLTPEQIDILIGPEGTTLDAIQYLANSILNINQDREQQAAYSIELNGYRLRRQAELRSLADHAAQQARETGKEYEIKSLSAAERRQIHTFLQDCEDLATFSRGQEPDRRLVVTLR
- a CDS encoding YceD family protein, coding for MEAIYIPGLTKAPEQKEDLIIEEFLPGLETLMPVRGHLQVKHQGTYLDVTTQAETIVTLTCDRCLKQYNHRLSVKTSELIWLDAAAEQADNGPLERETSIEELVETLSPNGYFQPDVWLYEQFCLALPLRKLCDKNCTGIDNSSDTVTSAPSDSRWKALADLKKQLPS